A section of the bacterium genome encodes:
- a CDS encoding OadG family protein, whose product MITDGLQILVIGMGVVFIMLALLVGSVSLTAWTIKAFGLEGKPPSGETPSTGQPGTGAVAAAISAAIAKFRGERKGS is encoded by the coding sequence ATGATAACGGACGGGCTGCAGATATTGGTCATAGGCATGGGCGTGGTCTTCATCATGCTGGCGCTGCTGGTCGGGTCGGTCTCGCTGACCGCGTGGACGATAAAGGCCTTCGGCCTCGAAGGAAAGCCGCCATCAGGGGAGACTCCCTCGACGGGTCAGCCGGGCACCGGCGCGGTCGCAGCGGCGATATCCGCAGCCATCGCGAAATTCAGGGGTGAAAGGAAGGGATCATGA
- the oadA gene encoding sodium-extruding oxaloacetate decarboxylase subunit alpha, whose translation MTEHRKVGITEVVLRDAHQSLLATRMRTEDMLTIAEKLDAIGYWSIECWGGATFDSCIRFLREDPWERIRKLKKAMPNTRLQMLLRGQNLLGYRNYADDVVDAFVERAAANGVDVFRIFDALNDVRNLERSIIAVKAAGKHAQGTISYTISPFHTNEGFIEQGRRLEGMGCDSICIKDMAGLLSPADGFNLVAGLKANVRIPISLHSHATTGMATTTLMKSIEAGCDMVDTAISSLSLGTSHPPTEAIVAMLERTPNDTGLSMELLGEISAHFRKIRKNYAEFESSFSAADARIFTSQIPGGMLSNLESQLKQQNALDKMDDVMREIPLVRKELGYPPLVTPTSQIVGTQAVLNVLNGERYKTITAETKALLAGRYGRTPAPVDPRIQRIALGDEEPIDVRPADLIEPELEKLKAETGKKAKSLEDVLTYALFPKVAPEFFEAREKGLPTPVEKRAVAVPSAGPEARTRGPGIYTVVVDGVSYSVAVHEGEGAAGVEIRIPKTHLETEGVPEQQGVTVVSAPLAGRVLRISKQPGAKIAYGDTVMVIEAMKMETEIKASQAGALHRHFVNEGAEFAQGQPLYAIRKEGA comes from the coding sequence ATGACAGAGCATCGCAAGGTTGGAATCACGGAGGTCGTGCTGCGCGACGCGCACCAGTCGCTCCTGGCCACGCGCATGCGCACCGAGGACATGCTCACCATAGCCGAGAAGCTCGACGCTATCGGATACTGGTCTATCGAATGCTGGGGCGGCGCCACCTTTGACTCCTGCATCCGCTTCCTGCGCGAGGACCCCTGGGAGCGCATTCGTAAACTCAAGAAGGCCATGCCCAACACCCGGCTCCAGATGCTCCTGCGCGGCCAGAACCTCCTCGGCTACCGCAATTACGCCGACGACGTGGTCGACGCGTTCGTGGAGCGCGCAGCCGCGAACGGCGTGGACGTGTTCCGGATATTCGACGCGCTCAACGACGTGCGCAACCTCGAGCGCTCGATCATCGCCGTGAAGGCCGCGGGAAAGCACGCGCAGGGCACCATCTCCTACACGATCAGCCCCTTTCACACCAACGAGGGATTCATCGAACAAGGGAGACGGCTCGAAGGCATGGGCTGCGACTCGATCTGCATCAAGGACATGGCCGGGCTGCTCTCCCCTGCGGACGGCTTCAATCTGGTCGCAGGCCTCAAGGCCAACGTGCGGATACCGATATCGCTGCACAGCCACGCCACCACCGGCATGGCCACGACCACCCTCATGAAATCGATCGAGGCCGGCTGCGACATGGTCGACACCGCCATATCCTCGCTCTCTCTAGGCACCAGCCACCCTCCCACCGAAGCGATCGTCGCCATGCTCGAGAGGACGCCGAACGACACCGGGCTCTCCATGGAGCTCCTGGGCGAGATATCCGCCCATTTCAGGAAGATAAGGAAGAACTACGCCGAGTTCGAGAGCTCGTTCTCGGCGGCGGACGCGCGCATATTCACGAGCCAGATCCCCGGCGGCATGCTCTCCAACCTGGAGAGCCAGCTCAAGCAGCAGAACGCGCTGGATAAGATGGACGATGTGATGCGCGAGATCCCCCTCGTGCGAAAGGAGCTGGGGTATCCGCCGCTGGTCACACCCACGTCGCAGATCGTGGGCACGCAGGCGGTGCTCAACGTGCTCAACGGCGAAAGATATAAGACGATCACGGCCGAGACAAAGGCTTTGCTCGCCGGCCGCTACGGCCGCACGCCCGCCCCCGTGGACCCGCGGATCCAGCGGATCGCCCTGGGCGACGAGGAACCGATCGACGTGAGGCCCGCAGACCTCATCGAGCCCGAGCTCGAGAAGCTGAAGGCGGAGACAGGAAAGAAGGCGAAGTCCCTTGAGGACGTGCTCACCTACGCCCTGTTCCCGAAGGTCGCGCCCGAGTTCTTCGAGGCGCGCGAGAAGGGGCTGCCGACACCCGTAGAGAAGAGGGCCGTCGCCGTGCCTTCAGCCGGCCCGGAGGCGAGGACGCGAGGCCCGGGGATATACACCGTCGTCGTCGACGGCGTCTCCTACAGCGTAGCAGTCCACGAGGGAGAGGGGGCGGCCGGCGTGGAGATCCGGATCCCGAAGACGCATCTGGAGACTGAGGGCGTACCCGAGCAACAGGGTGTGACCGTGGTCAGCGCTCCGCTGGCCGGCCGCGTGCTCAGGATATCTAAGCAGCCCGGAGCCAAGATCGCATACGGCGATACGGTGATGGTGATAGAGGCGATGAAGATGGAGACCGAGATCAAGGCCTCGCAGGCCGGCGCCCTGCACAGGCACTTCGTGAACGAGGGGGCGGAATTCGCCCAGGGCCAGCCTCTATACGCGATCAGGAAAGAGGGGGCATAG
- a CDS encoding sodium ion-translocating decarboxylase subunit beta — protein MLLPHVDENYVTASGWMKLLMIVVGGVLLYLAIVKKFEPLLLLPIGFGAVLTNIPMGGIAQEGGLLKYFFDIGIATEVCPLLIFLGIGALTDFGPMIANPKTILLGAAAQFGVFATIIGALLLTKYAGFGFSLRDACSIGIIGGADGPTSIFLSSQLSPNLMGAIAVAAYSYMALVPLIQPPIMRALTTKEERRTVMEQLRHVSKTEKILFPLTLLILCILLLPTAAPLIGLLAFGNLLRESGVVERLSKTAQNELINIVTIVLGLGISTKLSAEKFLRVETLGIIALGLFAFGISTTAGVLLGKLMYRMTGGKINPLIGAAGVSAVPMAARVAAVEGQRENPNNYLLMHAMGPNVAGVIGTAVAAGVLLALFQ, from the coding sequence ATGCTGCTCCCGCACGTCGATGAGAACTACGTCACCGCCTCCGGATGGATGAAGCTCCTCATGATAGTGGTCGGCGGCGTGCTGCTCTATCTCGCGATAGTGAAGAAGTTCGAGCCGCTGCTGCTTCTGCCGATCGGATTCGGCGCCGTGCTCACCAACATACCGATGGGCGGAATCGCGCAGGAGGGAGGGCTGCTCAAGTACTTCTTCGACATCGGTATCGCGACCGAGGTCTGCCCGCTGCTCATCTTCCTGGGCATCGGCGCCCTTACCGACTTCGGTCCCATGATCGCAAACCCCAAGACCATACTGCTCGGCGCGGCCGCCCAGTTCGGCGTCTTCGCCACCATAATCGGCGCCCTGCTGCTCACCAAGTACGCGGGGTTCGGCTTCTCGCTAAGGGACGCCTGCTCCATCGGAATCATCGGCGGCGCGGACGGCCCGACCTCCATATTCCTATCCAGCCAACTGTCGCCGAACCTCATGGGCGCCATCGCGGTCGCGGCGTACTCCTACATGGCGCTCGTGCCGCTGATCCAGCCCCCCATAATGAGGGCGCTGACGACAAAGGAGGAGCGGCGCACGGTGATGGAGCAGCTGAGGCACGTCTCCAAGACAGAGAAGATCCTATTCCCTCTTACGCTTCTCATCCTCTGCATACTCCTTCTGCCGACCGCGGCCCCGCTCATCGGCCTTCTCGCGTTCGGGAACCTGCTGCGCGAATCCGGCGTGGTGGAGAGGCTCTCCAAGACCGCGCAGAACGAGCTCATCAACATAGTCACCATCGTGCTGGGGCTCGGCATCTCCACGAAGCTCTCTGCCGAGAAATTTCTGCGCGTCGAGACGCTGGGCATCATCGCCCTCGGCCTCTTCGCATTCGGGATATCCACGACCGCGGGGGTGTTGTTGGGCAAGCTCATGTACAGGATGACCGGCGGCAAGATAAACCCTCTGATCGGCGCAGCAGGCGTATCTGCCGTTCCGATGGCGGCGAGAGTCGCTGCGGTCGAGGGACAGCGCGAGAATCCGAACAACTATCTCTTGATGCACGCCATGGGGCCGAACGTGGCAGGGGTCATCGGCACGGCGGTGGCAGCCGGTGTCCTGCTGGCGCTGTTCCAGTAG
- a CDS encoding biotin transporter BioY, protein MQVASRLNSAVLDSALAKSGLSLACAVLVALSALVKFPIPGSPVPATLQTFALLFCAGMLGRWYALQMVGWYLALGSIGAPFFAGVSLFGATGGYLVGFVVASAIVGFASSRCDGFVKRCAVYALALPAIYVPGLLWLKLATSSSWQLTLVMGMWPFIAADLMKAGAASLAVHIGRR, encoded by the coding sequence GTGCAAGTTGCTTCCAGGCTCAATTCTGCGGTCCTCGACTCCGCGTTGGCTAAGTCGGGGCTCAGTCTCGCGTGCGCAGTGCTCGTCGCTCTTTCTGCGCTCGTGAAGTTTCCAATCCCGGGCTCGCCCGTGCCCGCGACGCTGCAGACCTTCGCGTTGCTCTTCTGCGCCGGCATGCTGGGCAGGTGGTACGCTCTCCAGATGGTGGGATGGTATCTCGCCCTGGGTTCGATCGGCGCGCCGTTCTTCGCGGGCGTATCGCTCTTCGGCGCGACGGGTGGCTATCTGGTTGGATTTGTCGTCGCCTCCGCGATCGTCGGCTTCGCGTCTTCCCGCTGCGACGGTTTCGTGAAGAGGTGCGCTGTCTATGCGCTGGCCCTGCCCGCGATCTATGTCCCCGGGCTCCTGTGGCTCAAACTCGCCACGTCATCGAGCTGGCAGCTGACGCTGGTCATGGGCATGTGGCCCTTCATCGCGGCCGACCTCATGAAGGCAGGCGCGGCCTCCCTCGCAGTGCACATCGGCAGGAGATGA
- the malQ gene encoding 4-alpha-glucanotransferase: protein MGKRSSGILLHATSLPSRFGIGDLGPAAYAFVDFLAKTGQRYWQVLPLNPTERICASSPYSSVSAFAGNTCLISLEMLVADGLLEGGDLENLPPFREGLSDYEKVDAHRGALLLKAYENFRAKGKRVYEFEKLCAEHASWLDDYALFVVIKRKMQGKVWSDWPAELRDREPSCLAAAREELAFEIDKEKFLQFLFHKQYVALKEYCVGKKIQVIGDLPIYVNYDSADVWSHPVLFKLNGDKKPAAVAGVPPDYFSKTGQLWGNPVYDWDMLEQTGFEWWVRRMSQNLKLYDVVRVDHFRGLIAYWEVPAGHETAVSGRWMDVPFEEFFSTLKKRFHDLPIIAEDLGIITPEVKAAMEKLGFPGMKVLLFAFGEDNPEHPYLPHNFDRRCVVYTGTHDNNTSRGWFDGEASPEDRRRFERYIGRKVTSESVHEEMVRLAMMSVSDTVIIPMQDVLGLGQESRMNQPATVDGNWSWRLKPGQITEDVGRYLAEITKTYGRAV, encoded by the coding sequence ATGGGCAAGCGATCCAGCGGCATCCTGCTGCACGCAACATCCCTGCCATCCCGCTTCGGGATCGGCGACCTGGGACCTGCTGCCTACGCGTTCGTGGACTTCCTGGCGAAGACGGGCCAGCGCTATTGGCAGGTCCTGCCCCTCAACCCGACTGAACGCATCTGCGCCAGCTCCCCGTACAGCAGCGTCTCCGCGTTCGCCGGCAATACTTGTCTCATCAGCCTGGAGATGCTGGTTGCCGACGGACTCCTGGAGGGCGGCGATCTCGAAAACCTGCCCCCGTTCCGCGAGGGGCTGAGCGACTACGAAAAGGTGGATGCGCACAGGGGCGCGCTCCTCTTGAAGGCGTACGAGAATTTCAGGGCAAAGGGGAAGAGGGTTTACGAATTCGAGAAGCTGTGCGCTGAGCACGCCTCGTGGCTCGACGACTATGCGCTCTTCGTGGTGATCAAACGCAAGATGCAGGGCAAGGTATGGAGCGACTGGCCGGCGGAGTTGCGCGACCGCGAGCCGTCATGTCTCGCCGCGGCGAGGGAGGAGCTCGCCTTCGAGATAGACAAGGAAAAATTTCTCCAGTTCCTCTTCCACAAACAATACGTCGCGCTGAAGGAGTATTGCGTCGGCAAAAAGATCCAGGTGATCGGAGACCTGCCGATCTACGTCAACTATGACAGCGCCGACGTATGGAGTCATCCGGTCCTCTTCAAGCTGAACGGCGACAAGAAACCTGCGGCCGTGGCCGGCGTCCCGCCGGACTATTTCAGCAAGACCGGCCAGTTGTGGGGCAACCCGGTCTATGACTGGGACATGCTGGAGCAGACCGGCTTCGAGTGGTGGGTTCGCCGCATGTCCCAGAATCTGAAGCTCTACGACGTGGTGCGGGTCGACCACTTCAGGGGGCTCATCGCTTACTGGGAGGTGCCGGCAGGTCACGAGACCGCCGTCAGCGGCCGCTGGATGGACGTGCCGTTTGAAGAGTTTTTCAGCACGCTCAAGAAGCGTTTCCACGACCTCCCCATCATCGCCGAGGATCTGGGCATCATAACGCCCGAGGTCAAGGCTGCGATGGAGAAGCTCGGATTCCCCGGCATGAAGGTGCTGCTCTTCGCGTTCGGCGAGGACAACCCGGAGCATCCGTACCTGCCGCACAATTTTGACCGCAGGTGCGTGGTCTACACCGGCACGCACGACAACAACACTTCAAGGGGATGGTTCGACGGCGAGGCATCCCCCGAAGATCGCAGGCGCTTTGAGAGATACATAGGCCGCAAGGTGACCTCCGAAAGCGTGCACGAGGAGATGGTGAGGCTCGCCATGATGTCCGTCTCTGATACCGTTATCATCCCGATGCAGGACGTGCTGGGGCTGGGCCAGGAATCGCGCATGAATCAGCCGGCAACCGTGGACGGCAACTGGTCCTGGAGGCTTAAGCCAGGGCAGATCACCGAAGATGTGGGTCGATACCTCGCAGAGATCACGAAGACTTACGGCAGGGCCGTATAA
- a CDS encoding TMEM175 family protein — MGLLSERSLKLELSTSRIEALTDGVFAIAMTLLVLNFDITEPKGDITHEKLVDALHSLWPYFSHYVQSFIILAVFWTKHHQQFHFIRRSDRTLLWINLGFLLFVCLIPFSTSVVGDYGGLRISALLFELNMLLAGSFFWFHWRYATHEHRLVDKELKPEIIRAYSHFMLVVPAFSIAAIALSIFHPRWGTNIYFLIPFAVYFLRR; from the coding sequence ATGGGACTGTTATCAGAAAGATCGCTCAAGCTTGAGCTCTCGACCTCGCGCATCGAGGCCCTGACCGACGGCGTCTTCGCGATCGCGATGACCCTGCTTGTCCTCAATTTCGACATCACCGAACCCAAAGGGGATATCACTCACGAAAAGCTCGTGGATGCGCTGCACTCTCTCTGGCCGTACTTCTCCCACTATGTGCAGAGCTTCATAATACTCGCGGTCTTCTGGACCAAGCACCACCAGCAGTTCCATTTCATAAGGCGTTCCGACCGCACGCTCCTCTGGATAAACCTTGGGTTTCTGCTGTTCGTCTGCCTCATACCGTTCTCCACGTCCGTGGTCGGCGACTACGGCGGGCTTCGGATATCGGCCCTTCTGTTCGAACTCAACATGCTCCTTGCCGGTTCCTTCTTCTGGTTCCACTGGCGCTATGCGACACATGAGCATAGGCTCGTGGACAAGGAGCTGAAACCCGAAATAATCAGGGCCTACAGCCACTTCATGCTCGTGGTGCCCGCATTTTCCATAGCAGCCATAGCGCTCTCGATCTTCCATCCCAGGTGGGGCACCAACATTTATTTTCTGATACCCTTCGCAGTCTATTTTCTCCGAAGATAG
- a CDS encoding DUF1015 domain-containing protein has product MSKIIPFEALIPRKDIADKVICPPYDVIDSDAARRLAKGNPYSLLHVTKPEIDLPAETLDDDDRIYSKGIENLRLFVEKGTLVRDGASLYVYRLAMRDIVQTGVVCGVSAEEYERGLIKKHEKTREPKVVDRTRLACAMHAHAEPVILVHRSDAGIKALLEKEAKADPLYDLDYDGVRHTFWRAAAPGAIAAAFASLPALYIADGHHRSETGCRTMQWMRRDNPNHKGTEAYNFFPAAVFPDDEVRIFKYDWNGPADERPLADVTMADVMNLSDQGGIMPPKSTWFAPKLISGLFVYTF; this is encoded by the coding sequence ATGTCAAAAATTATTCCCTTCGAGGCCCTCATCCCCCGCAAGGATATCGCGGACAAGGTCATTTGCCCGCCGTACGACGTCATAGACAGCGATGCGGCGCGCAGGCTTGCAAAAGGGAACCCTTATTCCCTGCTGCATGTCACCAAACCCGAGATAGACCTCCCGGCCGAGACGCTCGACGACGACGATCGCATATACTCAAAGGGCATCGAGAACCTGAGGCTCTTCGTGGAGAAGGGGACCCTCGTCAGGGACGGAGCTTCGCTGTACGTCTATCGCCTCGCCATGCGCGACATCGTTCAGACCGGGGTGGTCTGCGGCGTCTCAGCGGAGGAGTACGAGCGCGGGCTCATAAAGAAGCACGAGAAGACGCGTGAGCCCAAGGTTGTCGACCGCACCAGGCTCGCCTGCGCCATGCATGCGCACGCGGAGCCGGTGATACTCGTCCACAGGTCCGATGCGGGCATAAAGGCGTTGCTCGAGAAGGAGGCGAAGGCCGATCCGCTCTACGACCTCGATTACGACGGAGTCCGCCACACGTTCTGGAGGGCCGCCGCCCCGGGCGCGATAGCTGCGGCATTCGCTTCGCTTCCTGCGCTCTACATCGCCGACGGCCATCATCGCTCCGAGACCGGCTGTCGCACCATGCAGTGGATGCGGCGCGACAACCCGAATCACAAGGGAACCGAGGCCTACAATTTCTTCCCTGCAGCGGTCTTCCCGGACGACGAGGTCAGGATCTTCAAATACGACTGGAACGGCCCGGCCGACGAAAGGCCGCTGGCCGACGTCACCATGGCGGACGTCATGAATCTCTCGGATCAGGGCGGGATCATGCCGCCCAAGTCCACGTGGTTTGCGCCCAAGCTGATCAGCGGGCTGTTCGTTTACACTTTCTGA
- the serC gene encoding 3-phosphoserine/phosphohydroxythreonine transaminase, producing MSTKRVYNFNAGPAAMPLEVLKRMKDGFMEFGGMSILEISHRSKEFQAVIDEARGLLKELMGVPDTHDILLLQGGAAQQFAMVPMNLMEGSADYVITGHWSKQALKEAQIVGEPKVIFTTEEAKFSRVPKASEIKPNPGTSYVHITTNNTIYGTEYYEFPDTGNVPLVADMSSDILSRKIDVSKFGLIYAGAQKNLGPAGVTVVVIKKDLIERNPRKIPVIFRYKTHSEKGSLYNTPPVISIYVMMLYLRWIKEQGGVAEIERRNVRKAELLYDAIDRSDLFKGTTEKASRSRMNIDFVLPTQEQTDKFVAGAKEKGIVGIKGHRNVGGMRASLYNAVTEEAVLALTGYMDEFRRKS from the coding sequence ATGTCAACGAAACGGGTCTACAATTTCAACGCCGGGCCGGCGGCCATGCCGCTGGAAGTGCTGAAGAGGATGAAGGACGGGTTCATGGAGTTCGGCGGCATGTCGATCCTGGAGATCAGCCACCGCTCCAAGGAGTTCCAGGCCGTGATCGACGAGGCCAGGGGATTATTGAAAGAGCTCATGGGGGTGCCCGATACCCACGACATCCTCCTCTTGCAGGGCGGCGCTGCGCAGCAGTTCGCCATGGTTCCGATGAACCTGATGGAGGGCTCCGCGGACTACGTGATCACGGGCCACTGGTCCAAACAGGCGCTCAAGGAGGCCCAGATCGTCGGCGAGCCGAAGGTGATCTTCACGACCGAGGAGGCAAAATTCTCGAGGGTGCCGAAGGCCTCGGAGATCAAGCCGAACCCAGGGACCAGCTACGTCCACATAACCACCAACAACACGATCTACGGCACCGAATATTACGAATTCCCGGACACGGGCAACGTGCCGCTGGTCGCGGACATGTCCTCGGACATTCTCTCGCGCAAGATCGACGTCTCCAAATTCGGGCTGATATACGCGGGCGCACAGAAGAACCTGGGGCCGGCGGGGGTGACGGTGGTGGTGATAAAGAAGGACTTGATCGAACGCAACCCTCGGAAGATCCCGGTGATATTCCGCTACAAGACGCATTCCGAGAAAGGCTCTCTATATAACACGCCGCCGGTGATCTCCATCTACGTGATGATGCTCTATCTGCGCTGGATCAAGGAGCAAGGAGGGGTGGCGGAGATAGAGCGCCGCAACGTCCGCAAAGCGGAGTTGCTCTACGACGCAATCGACCGCTCCGACCTCTTCAAGGGCACGACGGAGAAAGCATCCCGCTCGCGCATGAACATCGATTTCGTGCTTCCGACGCAGGAGCAGACGGACAAGTTCGTGGCAGGCGCCAAGGAGAAGGGCATCGTGGGAATAAAGGGCCATCGAAACGTCGGCGGCATGCGCGCCTCCCTCTACAACGCGGTCACGGAAGAGGCGGTCCTGGCGCTCACCGGATACATGGACGAATTCAGGAGGAAATCATGA